From Cydia pomonella isolate Wapato2018A unplaced genomic scaffold, ilCydPomo1 PGA_scaffold_56, whole genome shotgun sequence, one genomic window encodes:
- the LOC133534093 gene encoding uncharacterized protein LOC133534093, with protein sequence MSTTEQLLSLLQDTANILQKTQTNLKKCSKARLTRGYLESRLKNIEHYWSIFQGAHHDLLKCTPTERRMDIPYLVNEDYYIHEDLYFCLSGDIKDILSSFSSGKCNHTATDSSITGDKVKLPRVQPPVFSGSYEDWPTFQDIFESLIHNNSSLTNVVKLHFLKNSVSGEAQALLKHIQVTDANYEEAWKTLKNRYGNKRIIVNAIMKRLFSQKKLYSQTANQIKSLLDTTTECLNSLSNLKVSVESWDPMIVHLIVSKLDTETHKDWEEYSFKSTPDDLPKWSELRTFLETKFRTLEFIHHTTSTAPSSSRPATQKTFHLTSPAPSNVQSSLNTTSPATSIRTCIKCNDNHTLSHCKDFAGMDVAERNDYVKTNNLCYNCLLSGHSVFKCRLPTSCQICHKRHHSLLHHTKNEDIKAHLNQMEENNDDDSDDVPKEDRENDITIATHFITKKTDALLATALVLVKGDKGQVLTLRALIDQGSEANFITERAVQMMKLHKTPVRGSATGLQSMKTSVNSMVQCELQSRFDTNFNLNINAFVLSTRVTTELPSKALTNTHHAWQHLNGLDLADPNYHQPGRVDMLLGVKVYAQILLNGLIKGPPGSPCTQNTSLGWIVFGDAEGNSSKNIVVMHHKFDLDLLVKNMWELDSAEKPELTADEKLCESIYANTTTRTKEGRYVVKLPTRTDKLKSTEGQTRDIALRRFKQLERKFEKDKEFKREYTKVIEEYSTLKHMEEVPDTEIETPSVYLPHHAVIRNDKNTKVRAVFDASSKGTNNISLNEELLVGPQLQEDLRNIIMRWRMKKICFVADIQKMYRQILVTKQDADLQRILWRKSAADPIKEYRLLRVTFGTASAPYLAVKTLQRVAEDEGKHHPVAAKTIKEDFYMDDLMSGQDNVEDAVDVAKNVAKTLKNGGFDLQKWSSNSTNFLKQFPPDERNSNVNMDINLDGTVRALGITWNMGEDSFQYKLELPQQPSTITKRNILAETQKLFDPLGWLAPSIIKPRCLSRNFGCIDQVGMMK encoded by the coding sequence ATGTCAACTACGGAACAattattaagtttgttacaagatacagcaaatatattacaaaaaacgcAAACAAATCTCAAGAAATGTTCTAAAGCACGACTTACAAGGGGTTATCTCGAGTCGcgattaaaaaatatagaacatTACTGGAGTATATTTCAAGGTGCGCATCACGACCTTCTTAAGTGTACACCGACGGAAAGGCGAATGGACATACCTTATTTGGTTAATGAAGATTACTACATTCATGAAGatttgtatttttgcttgagTGGCGATATAAAAGACATACTATCATCGTTTTCGAGTGGTAAATGCAATCATACTGCCACTGACAGTTCCATAACAGGAGATAAAGTGAAGTTACCTCGCGTACAGCCACCAGTTTTCAGTGGTAGTTATGAAGATTGGCCAACTTTTCAAGACATATTTGAGTCACTTATACACAATAACAGCTCGTTAACCAACGTTGTGAAGTtgcattttttgaaaaatagtgTCAGTGGCGAAGCACAAGCTTTACTTAAGCACATACAAGTAACAGACGCTAATTACGAAGAAGCTTGGAAGACTTTAAAGAATCGTTACGGAAACAAAAGAATAATTGTTAACGCTATCATGAAAAGATTATTCTCGCAGAAAAAATTATACTCGCAAACTGCTAACCAAATCAAATCACTTTTAGACACAACTACGGAGTGTTTGAACAGTCTAAGCAACCTTAAGGTATCCGTTGAATCCTGGGATCCCATGATAGTGCATTTGATTGTGTCGAAACTTGATACAGAGACTCATAAGGACTGGGAAGAATATTCCTTTAAGAGTACACCGGATGACTTACCGAAGTGGTCAGAATTGaggacttttcttgaaaccaaATTCCGTACTCTGGAATTTATACACCACACTACTTCGACAGCTCCCTCAAGTTCTCGACCGGCTACGCAGAAAACCTTCCATTTAACTTCGCCAGCTCCTTCTAATGTCCAAAGTAGCTTAAATACAACATCACCAGCGACTTCAATTAGAACATGCATCAAGTGTAACGACAATCACACGCTGAGTCACTGTAAGGATTTTGCAGGTATGGACGTAGCTGAAAGAAATGACTACgtgaaaacaaacaatttatgcTATAACTGTCTGCTCAGCGGCCACTCCGTATTCAAGTGCCGTTTACCAACATCCTGTCAAATCTGTCATAAACGTCATCATTCCCTACTACATCACACAAAGAACGAGGATATAAAGGCACATCTTAATCAGATGGAAgaaaataatgatgatgatagtgATGATGTACCAAAAGAAGATAGAGAAAATGATATTACCATAGCAACGCACTTCATTACTAAAAAGACAGATGCTTTATTAGCTACAGCGCTTGTCCTGGTGAAAGGTGACAAGGGGCAAGTGCTCACACTACGGGCTTTAATTGATCAAGGTTCAGAAGCGAACTTCATCACGGAGAGAGCCGTGCAGATGATGAAACTACACAAGACACCTGTCAGGGGTTCAGCCACAGGACTGCAATCAATGAAGACCTCAGTTAACAGTATGGTACAGTGTGAGCTTCAGTCAAGATTTGACACTAATTTCAACCTAAACATCAATGCATTTGTCTTATCTACTCGAGTAACCACTGAGCTCCCATCAAAAGCACTCACCAACACTCACCACGCTTGGCAGCACCTTAACGGACTCGATCTGGCAGACCCGAACTACCATCAACCAGGTCGAGTAGACATGCTTCTAGGCGTTAAGGTCTATGCACAAATTTTACTGAATGGCTTAATCAAAGGTCCTCCAGGCTCACCGTGTACACAAAATACAAGCCTCGGATGGATTGTGTTCGGAGACGCTGAAGGCAAttcttcaaaaaatattgttgtcaTGCATCACAAATTCGACTTAGACCTTCTGGTAAAAAACATGTGGGAACTGGATTCAGCAGAAAAACCAGAACTTACAGCGGATGAGAAGCTTTGTGAATCGATTTATGCAAATACAACTACCAGAACAAAAGAAGGAAGATATGTAGTGAAACTCCCTACAAGAACAGATAAATTAAAGTCAACAGAAGGTCAAACAAGGGACATAGCACTAAGAAGATTCAAACAATTAGAACGAAAATTTGAGAAGGACAAAGAATTCAAAAGGGAATACACCAAGGTCATAGAAGAATATTCAACATTGAAGCACATGGAAGAAGTTCCAGACACGGAAATAGAAACCCCATCAGTGTATCTCCCACATCATGCTGTGATTAGGAACGACAAAAACACGAAAGTGAGAGCTGTGTTTGATGCTTCATCTAAAGGCACAAACAATATTTCACTCAATGAAGAGCTACTGGTGGGTCCACAGCTTCAAGAAGATTTAAGAAACATAATCATGAGATGGCGTATGAAGAAAATCTGCTTCGTTGCAGACATACAGAAAATGTATCGTCAAATTTTAGTTACCAAACAAGATGCAGATCTACAGCGTATACTTTGGCGCAAAAGTGCAGCAGACCCTATCAAAGAATACCGCCTGCTTCGTGTCACGTTTGGTACAGCATCTGCACCCTACTTAGCTGTGAAAACGTTACAAAGGGTCGCTGAAgacgaaggaaaacatcatccAGTAGCTGCAAAAACGATTAAAGAAGATTtctacatggatgacctcatgTCTGGTCAAGATAACGTAGAAGACGCTGTAGATGTGGCGAAAAATGTAGCAAAAACTCTAAAAAACGGAGGATTTGATCTGCAGAAATGGTCGTCTAATAGCACCAACTTTTTAAAGCAATTCCCACCGGATGAGAGAAACAGTAATGTAAACATGGATATCAACCTGGATGGAACTGTACGTGCACTGGGTATCACTTGGAACATGGGTGAAGACAGTTTTCAGTACAAACTTGAACTACCCCAGCAGCCAAGCACTATTACAAAGAGAAATATACTAGCAGAAACGCAAAAACTGTTCGATCCTTTGGGATGGTTGGCACCAAGCATAATCAAGCCAAGATGCTTATCCAGAAACTTTGGTTGCATCGATCAAGTTGGGATGATGAAGTAG
- the LOC133534095 gene encoding uncharacterized protein LOC133534095, which produces MRGRLNAAPVLGLEKQPIILDGRHQIIRLLIERAHKEAGHANNERVVNDLRQLYWIIHLRPTVRMVAGKCRLCVLRRAQPKVPAMGDLPLARIQPYKRPFTNTAVDLFGPLTVTIGRRHEKRWVALFTCLTTRAIHLEIVHSLSTDSAIMALRRLAARRGWPAVIYRDNATNFRGADVELRNAYKEWLPALREFGVQHNVTWKFIPPGAPNQGGAWERLVRSVKNALTATLHTKAPKEELLLTVLAEAENTVNARPLTHVSVDPRDEEALTPAHFLLGGSTGAPSTGPCEEADRRTWRASQALADDFWRRWIREYLPTLAPRQSSNNRVRPIQKGDYVIIVDGNLPRNVWPRGIVTRVYPGPDGGIRSADVQTRGGVFRRPVTKLAVLPLQQEQSQEPV; this is translated from the exons ATGCGAGGACGGCTCAACGCAGCGCCAGTACTAGGGTTAGAGAAGCAGCCAATCATATTGGACGGGAGGCATCAAATAattagattattaattgaaCGCGCGCATAAGGAAGCTGGACATGCAAATAATGAACGAGTTGTGAATGATCTACGACAGCTCTACTGGATCATTCACCTACGGCCAACGGTGCGCATGGTGGCTGGCAAGTGCCGCCTATGCGTGTTAAGGAGAGCGCAACCAAAGGTGCCAGCAATGGGAGACTTACCGCTGGCTAGAATCCAGCCGTACAAGAGGCCATTCACGAACACGGCAGTGGATTTATTTGGACCATTAACAGTGACCATCGGACGAAGGCATGAAAAAAGATGGGTTGCATTGTTTACATGCTTAACAACGCGAGCCATACATCTGGAGATCGTCCATAGTCTCTCAACGGACTCGGCGATAATGGCTCTCAGGCGACTAGCGGCACGACGAGGATGGCCCGCAGTCATTTACAGGGACAATGCAACGAACTTCAGGGGAGCGGACGTCGAACTACGCAACGCCTACAAGGAGTGGTTACCAGCACTTCGAGAGTTCGGCGTACAACACAACGTCACATGGAAGTTTATTCCACCCGGTGCACCTAACCAAGGCGGAGCTTGGGAAAGATTAGTACGCTCCGTAAAGAACGCCCTAACAGCAACATTACACACAAAGGCACCCAAAGAAGAGTTGTTGCTGACCGTACTGGCAGAGGCAGAAAATACTGTCAACGCACGGCCACTGACCCATGTTTCAGTGGACCCGAGGGATGAGGAAGCGTTGACACCGGCTCATTTTCTCCTGGGAGGCTCAACGGGAGCTCCATCGACCGGACCGTGCGAGGAAGCGGATCGCAGGACTTGGCGGGCCAGCCAAGCTTTGGCCGACGACTTCTGGCGAAGATGGATACGGGAGTACCTGCCAACACTCGCACCGCGCCAATCATCAAATAACAGGGTCAGGCCAATCCAGAAGGGCGACTATGTAATAATAGTGGACGGAAACCTGCCGCGCAATGTGTGGCCACGCGGCATCGTCACCCGGGTGTACCCAGGACCGGATGGTGGAATACGATCGGCTGACGTTCAGACCCGAGGAGGCGTGTTCCGGAGGCCCGTCACAAAGTTGGCTGTCCTACCGTTGCAACAGGAGCAGTCGCAGGAGC ctgtttaa